One window of Caldivirga sp. genomic DNA carries:
- a CDS encoding DUF354 domain-containing protein, with translation MLVWFDALTAKQARIASVLALEGEGRGYRFIVTCRKYDYVINVLKMYGVNGYCEGEHGEDVRSKLVNGLSRSLKLINVVDDFNVHISLTSPDAFRVAFGLGKPSIALTDTAHAFHVNKLTLPLADRVIAPIAIPKRKLMAYIPHGEEGKVKFFNGVFEVMWVYRFKPNWSEVEQLGLRNGDKYVVFRFEESKAAYYKYSEQSRIAVKAIRFLLKQGFKVIVFPRYDDQRELVASRFNRELSNGNVIIPSKPVDGLQLAYFSSLVITGGSTFAVEAALLGVPSISYFPSTYYTDKYVIKAGAPLIRVKPSRLISSIRKAMEIGKVGLIKDLEDPTGLILNEADVLANEHRG, from the coding sequence ATGTTAGTATGGTTCGACGCATTAACGGCTAAACAAGCAAGAATAGCCTCTGTGTTGGCGCTAGAAGGCGAGGGGAGGGGTTATAGGTTCATAGTGACTTGTAGGAAGTACGACTACGTCATTAATGTGCTAAAGATGTATGGTGTAAATGGGTATTGCGAAGGCGAGCATGGTGAGGATGTTAGGAGTAAGCTGGTTAATGGACTTAGCAGGAGCCTTAAACTAATTAATGTGGTAGATGACTTCAATGTTCATATATCATTAACATCACCGGACGCGTTCAGGGTTGCCTTCGGTTTAGGTAAGCCATCAATAGCGTTAACAGACACTGCCCATGCCTTCCACGTTAATAAACTAACCTTACCCCTAGCTGATAGGGTTATTGCACCAATCGCCATACCTAAGAGGAAGCTAATGGCCTATATTCCACATGGTGAGGAAGGTAAGGTTAAGTTCTTTAATGGCGTCTTCGAAGTCATGTGGGTCTATAGGTTTAAGCCGAATTGGAGTGAGGTTGAGCAATTGGGTTTGAGAAATGGTGACAAGTATGTTGTCTTCAGGTTTGAGGAGAGTAAGGCAGCCTATTACAAATACAGTGAACAATCTAGGATTGCCGTTAAGGCTATTAGATTCCTCCTAAAGCAGGGTTTCAAGGTAATCGTGTTCCCTAGGTATGATGACCAGAGGGAATTAGTGGCAAGTAGGTTTAACCGTGAATTAAGTAATGGCAATGTAATAATACCAAGTAAGCCAGTTGATGGTCTTCAATTAGCGTACTTCTCAAGCCTAGTCATAACTGGTGGATCAACCTTCGCTGTGGAGGCTGCATTACTGGGGGTCCCATCAATATCGTACTTTCCCTCAACCTACTATACTGATAAGTATGTTATTAAGGCTGGTGCACCCTTAATTAGGGTTAAGCCAAGTAGGCTAATATCCAGTATACGTAAAGCAATGGAGATAGGTAAGGTGGGTTTAATAAAGGACCTTGAGGACCCCACTGGGTTAATACTCAATGAAGCCGATGTACTGGCTAATGAACATAGGGGGTAA